AAGATTTTCAACAAGACATCATAGCCGACATGGAAATCATCACTGGAACCGAGTTGTCAAAAAAGTCATTGCCCAAAACATTAGCAGACGAGATTCAGAAAAAGAAACAAAACCGTTTAAAAGAAAATGGTTAACTCAATGTTTTGGGATTAGTAAACAAGCTTTCTATAAACGCTTGAAAAATCATCAAAAACAACTACATAACGAACAGATTATCATCAAACTTGTAAAACAGTGTCGTAACAAAATTGGACTGTTTTTAGGAGCTAAAAAACTGTATCATGAACTCAAAAATAAGTTCAAAAACCTTGGAATTAAAATAGGAAGAGATAAGTTTTTCACACTTCTTAAAAATCATAAACTACTGATTAAAAGAAACAAAAACTATCATGTAACCACCAATTCAAAGCACATGTTTTACAAATACAAGAACTTAATTAAAGACAAAGTACCCACCAGAGCCGAACAAGTTTGGGTAACGGATATCACATACATTAAAACAGATAAAGGACATGCATACCTGGCACTCGTAACAGATGCTTATTCCAAACAAATTATGGGATATAAGATAGATAATAACATGAAGACTGAACTCTGCTTAGATGCGCTTAAAATGGCTATCAAGAATAGAAAATATCCTAATCAAAAATTAATTCATCACTCTGATAGAGGTTTACAATATTGTAATCCTACTTACACT
Above is a genomic segment from Wenyingzhuangia fucanilytica containing:
- a CDS encoding IS3 family transposase produces the protein MSKQAFYKRLKNHQKQLHNEQIIIKLVKQCRNKIGLFLGAKKLYHELKNKFKNLGIKIGRDKFFTLLKNHKLLIKRNKNYHVTTNSKHMFYKYKNLIKDKVPTRAEQVWVTDITYIKTDKGHAYLALVTDAYSKQIMGYKIDNNMKTELCLDALKMAIKNRKYPNQKLIHHSDRGLQYCNPTYTKFAEDNGIIMSMTEQYDPYENAIAERINRTLKYEYGLKHVIKNLKLAKTITKKAVEIYNNLRPHCSLDLCTPKQVHLNQNINYKSYRRNKNKLELLTL